A genomic segment from Yimella sp. cx-51 encodes:
- a CDS encoding ANTAR domain-containing response regulator produces the protein MTEQTPLRIVVAEDEAIIRLDLVEMLQEAGHEVVGEASTGRKAVELASQVRPDLVVMDVKMPELDGISAAQEIAAAGIAPVMMLTAFSDKDLVERATDAGVMAYVLKPFSADDLRPAITIAVSRWAERKQLEHDVADLSERLETRKAVDKAKGVLMKQLGLDEAEAFRWIQKAAMDRRLGMRDVADAVVAGSRSDTEKA, from the coding sequence ATGACCGAACAGACCCCGTTGCGCATCGTGGTGGCAGAGGACGAAGCCATCATCCGGCTCGACTTGGTGGAGATGCTCCAGGAAGCCGGTCACGAAGTCGTCGGTGAAGCGAGCACCGGTCGCAAGGCCGTCGAACTCGCGAGTCAGGTGCGTCCCGACCTGGTCGTGATGGACGTCAAGATGCCCGAGCTCGACGGCATCAGCGCTGCGCAGGAGATCGCGGCCGCCGGCATCGCACCGGTCATGATGCTGACGGCGTTCAGCGACAAGGATCTCGTCGAACGCGCCACCGATGCCGGCGTCATGGCGTACGTGCTCAAACCGTTCAGCGCAGACGACCTGCGTCCGGCGATCACCATCGCTGTCAGCCGGTGGGCAGAGCGCAAACAGCTCGAGCACGACGTCGCCGATCTGTCCGAACGACTTGAGACCCGCAAGGCGGTCGACAAGGCCAAGGGTGTGCTCATGAAGCAGCTCGGCCTGGACGAGGCCGAGGCGTTTCGGTGGATCCAGAAAGCTGCGATGGACCGACGCTTGGGGATGCGTGATGTGGCCGACGCAGTGGTCGCCGGCTCGCGCTCGGACACCGAAAAGGCTTGA
- a CDS encoding branched-chain amino acid ABC transporter substrate-binding protein: MSRTLKTAAALAALSLTVVGCANSSDTGSSTSGGGSNGNSNLKSLDAQSSLEVPKDAVKAAGDGKAKCAPGTTIAFIGAMTGDNAQLGINEYQGVQLAINEHNKANPDCQVTFKKYDTEGDPTKATGPVTQAVGDKNIIGVVGLPFSGESKATGAIFEQAGLVHITPSATNPSLTGNGWKTFFRGLGNDNIQGPAAAILAEKLGAKKVYLVQDDSDYGIGLGGTAKKALQDKSLLAGEDKVTTKQKDFSSTVQKIINSKADAVFFAGYYAEGAPLNQQLVAKGFKGAFIGPDGVKDDQFIKLAGDSSKNAYFTCPCIPGELIPDFASAYKGVANAAPGTYSVESYDAATVLLAGIQKGNTDRPKLLNFVKSYDGQGLSKKIKWDDKGELSDLAVYGYKVDGGKIVSVGKLG; encoded by the coding sequence GTGTCCCGGACCCTGAAGACCGCAGCCGCTCTGGCCGCACTGTCCCTGACCGTTGTCGGCTGCGCGAACAGCAGCGACACCGGCTCGTCCACCAGCGGCGGTGGCAGCAACGGCAACAGCAACCTGAAGTCCCTGGACGCCCAGAGCAGCCTCGAGGTGCCCAAGGACGCAGTGAAGGCCGCCGGCGACGGCAAGGCCAAGTGCGCACCCGGCACCACCATCGCCTTCATCGGCGCCATGACCGGCGACAACGCCCAGCTCGGTATCAACGAGTACCAGGGTGTGCAGTTGGCGATCAACGAGCACAACAAGGCCAACCCGGACTGCCAGGTGACCTTCAAGAAGTACGACACCGAGGGCGACCCGACCAAGGCCACCGGCCCGGTCACCCAGGCTGTCGGCGACAAGAACATCATCGGTGTCGTGGGTCTGCCCTTCTCGGGTGAGAGCAAGGCGACCGGCGCAATCTTCGAGCAGGCCGGCCTGGTGCACATCACCCCGTCGGCCACCAACCCCTCGCTGACCGGCAACGGCTGGAAGACCTTCTTCCGCGGCCTGGGCAACGACAACATCCAGGGCCCCGCCGCGGCGATCCTGGCCGAGAAGCTCGGTGCCAAGAAGGTCTACCTGGTGCAGGACGACTCCGACTACGGCATCGGCCTGGGCGGCACCGCCAAGAAGGCGCTGCAGGACAAGAGCCTGCTGGCCGGTGAGGACAAGGTCACCACCAAGCAGAAGGACTTCAGCTCCACCGTCCAGAAGATCATCAACTCCAAGGCGGACGCAGTCTTCTTCGCCGGTTACTACGCCGAGGGTGCCCCGCTGAACCAGCAGCTGGTGGCCAAGGGCTTCAAGGGCGCCTTCATCGGCCCCGACGGTGTCAAGGACGACCAGTTCATCAAGCTGGCCGGCGACTCCAGCAAGAACGCCTACTTCACCTGCCCCTGCATCCCCGGTGAGCTGATCCCCGACTTCGCCTCGGCGTACAAGGGTGTCGCCAACGCCGCCCCCGGCACCTACTCGGTGGAGTCATACGACGCCGCCACGGTGCTGCTGGCCGGCATCCAGAAGGGCAACACCGACCGTCCCAAGCTGCTCAACTTCGTCAAGAGCTACGACGGTCAGGGCCTGAGCAAGAAGATCAAGTGGGACGACAAGGGCGAGCTGTCCGACCTGGCCGTCTACGGCTACAAGGTTGACGGCGGCAAGATCGTTTCTGTCGGCAAGCTGGGCTGA
- a CDS encoding branched-chain amino acid ABC transporter permease — protein MTALHAAVPMLNALASADENSWISFHWQELADNFWNATFDGLTFGAIYALVALGYTLVYGVLNLINFAHSEVFITGAYAVVFTLSALGFGASVPNLGWGAIILNLLLALVVAMVVSSLVALGVERIAYKPLRARNAPRLVFLITAIGMSFVIQYAFFWWRGAVAEPSVTMFEDKPIFIIFGSTISLSTLIIVGAAVVMMVGVDQLIRRTRVGRGIRAVAQDPDTATLMGVNRERIIMITFVIGGALAGAAALFYVMKVPAGVQYNGGFILGIKAFTAAVLGGIGNIRGALLGGLLLGVIGNYGAWLLGSAQWIDVVSFIILILVLMVRPDGILGSNLGKVRA, from the coding sequence ATGACAGCCCTTCATGCGGCGGTGCCGATGCTGAACGCGCTGGCATCCGCTGATGAGAACTCGTGGATCAGTTTCCACTGGCAGGAGTTGGCCGACAACTTCTGGAACGCCACCTTCGACGGACTGACCTTCGGCGCCATCTACGCGCTGGTCGCCCTCGGTTACACGCTGGTGTACGGCGTGCTCAACCTGATCAACTTCGCCCACTCCGAGGTCTTCATCACCGGTGCCTACGCCGTGGTGTTCACCCTGTCGGCGCTCGGTTTCGGTGCCTCGGTGCCCAACCTCGGGTGGGGCGCGATCATCCTGAACCTCTTGCTCGCGCTCGTCGTGGCGATGGTCGTGTCGTCACTGGTAGCGCTCGGGGTGGAGCGAATCGCCTACAAACCATTGCGGGCGCGCAACGCACCCCGCCTGGTCTTCCTGATCACCGCGATCGGTATGTCCTTCGTCATCCAGTACGCCTTCTTCTGGTGGCGCGGTGCGGTGGCCGAACCGTCGGTGACGATGTTCGAGGACAAGCCGATCTTCATCATCTTCGGCTCGACCATCTCGCTGTCGACGCTGATCATCGTCGGTGCCGCCGTGGTGATGATGGTGGGCGTCGACCAGTTGATCCGCCGCACCCGCGTCGGCCGCGGAATCCGCGCCGTCGCACAGGACCCCGACACTGCCACGCTGATGGGTGTCAACCGGGAGCGGATCATCATGATCACCTTCGTGATTGGTGGAGCGCTCGCCGGTGCGGCAGCCCTCTTCTACGTCATGAAGGTGCCTGCCGGCGTCCAGTACAACGGTGGCTTCATCCTCGGCATCAAGGCGTTCACCGCTGCCGTCCTCGGTGGTATCGGCAACATCCGCGGCGCTCTGCTCGGTGGTTTGTTGCTCGGCGTCATCGGCAACTACGGCGCCTGGTTGCTGGGTAGTGCCCAGTGGATCGACGTCGTGTCGTTCATCATCCTGATCCTCGTGCTGATGGTTCGCCCTGACGGCATCCTGGGATCCAACCTGGGGAAGGTACGCGCATGA
- a CDS encoding branched-chain amino acid ABC transporter permease — translation MTPPIDSVAGVQAKADEQAEETRGGGRFAGLSKWWNGLERWQQWGVLSIAVVLLYLLPILNPPILSTESAGYNFPLACFDAARFALVALGLNVVVGQAGLLDLGYIGFFAVGSYVAALWTSPDSTMVKIPYLATLPLAMIVTGIVGMLIGIPTLRLRGDYLAIVTLGFGEIIRLLATIIPALKGNTGFQSIGRPPGTDDKGVPIFVQSNGTAWYWLILTVIIITMLLLGNLERSRVGRAWIAIREDEDAAEVMGVPTFKFKMWAFCLGAALGGLSGAIFAGQVGFVNNQKFDVATSMLFIAAVVMGGAGNKFGAILGGILVSYLPIRFIFIAEQKYLVFGIILVLIMIFRPQGLFGARNHLLAYGKKAKRVAARLRRDAGREQEVTS, via the coding sequence ATGACCCCTCCCATTGACAGCGTCGCCGGTGTCCAGGCCAAGGCCGACGAACAAGCCGAGGAGACTCGTGGCGGCGGCCGCTTCGCGGGTCTGTCGAAGTGGTGGAACGGGCTGGAGCGCTGGCAGCAGTGGGGTGTGCTCTCCATCGCCGTCGTGCTGCTCTACCTGCTGCCGATCCTCAACCCGCCGATCCTGTCGACCGAAAGTGCGGGCTACAACTTCCCGCTCGCCTGCTTCGACGCCGCACGGTTCGCGCTGGTCGCACTCGGTCTGAACGTCGTGGTCGGCCAGGCCGGCCTGCTCGACCTGGGATACATCGGCTTCTTCGCAGTGGGTTCGTATGTCGCGGCATTGTGGACCAGCCCCGACTCCACGATGGTCAAGATCCCGTACCTGGCCACCCTGCCGCTGGCGATGATCGTCACGGGCATCGTGGGCATGCTCATCGGTATACCGACGCTCCGACTGCGTGGCGACTACTTGGCGATCGTGACCCTCGGTTTCGGTGAGATCATCCGCCTGCTCGCCACGATCATCCCGGCGCTCAAGGGCAACACGGGCTTCCAGAGCATCGGACGCCCGCCGGGCACCGATGACAAGGGTGTGCCGATCTTCGTCCAGAGCAACGGAACAGCGTGGTACTGGCTCATCCTGACGGTCATCATCATCACGATGCTGCTGTTGGGTAACCTCGAGCGCTCGCGCGTGGGTCGCGCCTGGATCGCGATCCGTGAGGACGAGGACGCCGCCGAGGTCATGGGCGTTCCTACCTTCAAGTTCAAGATGTGGGCGTTCTGTCTCGGTGCAGCACTGGGCGGCTTGTCGGGTGCGATCTTCGCCGGCCAGGTCGGCTTCGTGAACAACCAGAAGTTCGACGTCGCCACCTCGATGCTCTTCATCGCGGCGGTCGTCATGGGTGGTGCCGGCAACAAGTTCGGCGCGATCCTCGGTGGAATCCTGGTGTCGTACCTGCCGATTCGCTTCATCTTCATCGCGGAGCAGAAGTACCTCGTCTTCGGAATCATCCTGGTTCTGATCATGATCTTCCGTCCGCAAGGTCTGTTCGGTGCCCGAAACCATCTGCTCGCGTACGGCAAGAAGGCCAAGCGTGTGGCAGCCCGGTTGCGTCGGGACGCCGGTCGTGAACAGGAGGTCACCTCATGA
- a CDS encoding ABC transporter ATP-binding protein: MSENPNEVMGGEPGEGAEKHTYSPGHLSLSKGEPDTEEHAADLIEDEELHPDAPPPLDSEAAHIVEFERNVAVEVGEKLVEIDNLTVKFGGLTALDGVTFDIKRGEILGLIGPNGAGKTTCFNAMTGVYKPTAGSVRLEGKSLLGMKKNAITRAGFARTFQNIRLFGEMTALENVVVGLDARHKTSVFGALVRSPRHIREEKSAIEHGMALLEFVGIADKAQELSRNLPYGYQRRLEIARALGTEPKLLCLDEPAAGFNPAEKEELMGLIRTIRDEGYTVLLIEHDMKLVMGVCDRIVVLEFGKKIADDVPKAIQADPAVIAAYLGVEDDEDGVA, encoded by the coding sequence ATGAGTGAGAACCCCAACGAGGTCATGGGCGGTGAGCCGGGCGAGGGTGCGGAGAAGCACACCTACAGCCCTGGCCACCTGAGCCTGAGCAAGGGCGAGCCGGACACCGAGGAGCACGCGGCTGACCTGATCGAGGACGAGGAGTTGCATCCCGACGCCCCGCCGCCGCTGGACTCGGAGGCGGCGCACATCGTCGAATTCGAACGCAATGTGGCGGTCGAGGTCGGCGAAAAGCTGGTCGAGATCGACAACCTCACCGTGAAGTTCGGCGGACTCACCGCACTCGATGGCGTCACCTTCGACATCAAGCGCGGCGAGATCCTCGGTCTGATCGGCCCGAACGGCGCCGGCAAGACCACCTGCTTCAACGCGATGACGGGCGTCTACAAGCCGACCGCGGGTTCGGTGCGGTTGGAAGGAAAATCCCTGCTGGGGATGAAGAAGAACGCGATCACCCGAGCGGGTTTCGCGCGCACCTTCCAGAACATCCGGTTGTTCGGTGAGATGACGGCGCTGGAGAACGTCGTGGTGGGCCTGGACGCGCGTCACAAGACGAGCGTCTTCGGTGCACTGGTGCGATCTCCGCGTCACATCCGCGAGGAGAAGTCGGCGATCGAGCACGGCATGGCGCTGCTGGAATTCGTCGGCATCGCCGACAAGGCCCAGGAACTCTCCCGCAACCTGCCCTACGGCTACCAGCGCCGCCTGGAGATCGCGCGCGCACTGGGCACCGAGCCCAAGCTGCTGTGTCTGGACGAGCCGGCCGCAGGCTTCAACCCGGCGGAGAAGGAAGAGCTCATGGGGCTCATCCGCACCATTCGGGACGAGGGCTACACGGTGTTGCTCATCGAGCACGACATGAAGCTGGTCATGGGTGTCTGTGACCGCATCGTGGTGCTGGAGTTCGGCAAGAAGATCGCCGACGACGTGCCGAAGGCCATCCAGGCCGACCCGGCAGTCATCGCGGCGTACCTGGGAGTGGAGGACGACGAAGATGGCGTTGCTTGA
- a CDS encoding ABC transporter ATP-binding protein → MALLEIRDLAVHYGRIQALHGISLDVNEGEIVSLIGANGAGKTTTMRAIAGLLNSSSGSITFDGQDITKVPGHSRVGLGMSLTPEGRGVFPAMSVLDNLDMGAYARKKNEAEYNEDLERVFTLFPRLKEREKQAGGTMSGGEQQMLAIGRALMARPKLLLLDEPSMGLAPQYIRQIFNIIKEVNSQGTTVLVVEQNANQALKIAHRAYVLETGYITREGTGAELAADPAVKAAYLGAD, encoded by the coding sequence ATGGCGTTGCTTGAGATCAGGGACCTCGCGGTCCACTACGGCCGGATCCAAGCGCTGCACGGGATCTCCCTCGACGTCAACGAGGGTGAGATCGTCTCGCTCATCGGCGCCAACGGTGCCGGCAAGACGACGACGATGCGTGCGATCGCCGGTCTGCTCAACTCCTCCAGCGGGTCGATCACCTTCGACGGCCAGGACATCACCAAGGTGCCCGGCCACAGCCGGGTGGGTTTGGGAATGTCGCTGACCCCGGAAGGACGCGGTGTCTTCCCGGCAATGTCGGTGCTCGACAACCTCGACATGGGCGCGTACGCGCGCAAGAAGAACGAGGCCGAGTACAACGAAGACCTGGAGCGGGTGTTCACCCTCTTCCCGCGCTTGAAGGAGCGCGAGAAGCAGGCCGGCGGCACGATGTCCGGTGGCGAGCAGCAGATGCTCGCGATCGGGCGCGCGCTCATGGCCCGCCCGAAGTTGCTGCTGCTGGACGAGCCCTCCATGGGCCTCGCCCCGCAGTACATCCGGCAGATCTTCAACATCATCAAGGAAGTCAACAGCCAGGGCACCACGGTGCTGGTGGTGGAGCAGAACGCCAACCAGGCGCTCAAGATCGCCCACCGCGCCTACGTGCTGGAGACCGGCTACATCACCCGTGAGGGCACCGGCGCCGAACTCGCCGCCGACCCCGCGGTGAAGGCTGCCTACCTCGGCGCCGACTGA
- a CDS encoding DUF554 domain-containing protein: MSSAFPGLGTLINVAAITVGAVLGMLVGHRLSAHTRSVVTDCLGLVTLLTAGLNAIMVTDGSLAATVGSGAPLLIVLGSLLIGGISGSILRIEDRLESLAGKIQAAVGRKPGSKAPVEHEGAETDSSARERFIEGWMTASLLFCVGPLTILGSLNDGLGRGIDQLVLKSVLDGFAAMAFASTFGIGVLLSAVSVAVVQGGLTIAGVLLGSVLPDAHIAALTATGGLMLVAIGLRLLNIKQIPVGDMLPALIVAPLLTQVVISLR; encoded by the coding sequence GTGAGCAGCGCTTTCCCTGGGCTCGGCACCCTCATCAATGTCGCCGCCATCACCGTCGGCGCGGTGCTGGGAATGCTTGTCGGGCATCGCCTTTCGGCGCACACCCGGTCGGTCGTCACCGACTGCCTCGGACTGGTCACGCTGCTCACCGCCGGGCTCAACGCCATCATGGTCACCGACGGCAGCCTGGCCGCGACGGTCGGTTCCGGAGCGCCTCTGCTCATCGTGCTGGGCAGCCTGCTCATCGGTGGCATCAGCGGCAGCATCCTGCGCATCGAAGACCGGTTGGAGAGCCTCGCCGGCAAGATCCAGGCGGCCGTGGGTCGCAAGCCGGGAAGCAAAGCACCTGTCGAGCACGAAGGCGCCGAAACCGACAGCAGTGCGCGCGAACGTTTCATCGAAGGCTGGATGACCGCGTCCCTGTTGTTCTGCGTCGGCCCGCTCACCATCCTCGGTTCGCTCAACGACGGCCTGGGACGCGGCATCGACCAGCTGGTGCTGAAGTCGGTGCTCGACGGCTTCGCTGCGATGGCCTTCGCTTCGACCTTCGGCATCGGCGTGCTGCTCTCGGCCGTATCGGTCGCGGTGGTCCAGGGCGGCCTCACCATCGCCGGCGTGCTGCTCGGGTCGGTGCTGCCGGACGCCCACATCGCTGCCCTGACCGCGACCGGCGGTCTGATGCTGGTGGCCATCGGATTACGGTTGCTCAACATCAAGCAGATCCCGGTCGGCGACATGCTGCCGGCGTTGATCGTCGCTCCCCTGTTGACCCAGGTGGTCATCAGCCTGCGCTGA
- a CDS encoding N-acetyltransferase — MARTSVRRVQNDSTDMASFERLWTDSRVASGQTRDWASRMIRDGRLIAAVEHPDVRVFLAHSGADATGYVVVVRSPLSTLSAEPAVWIDQLYVDPAHRRSGVARSLLAVVPITAESIGAGVITAAVPAGHRDTNRFFARLGFTNTTTLRSTTVAALRRHLEPELAGERAGGQAVVRLRRSIRGRARTRQPRVS, encoded by the coding sequence ATGGCTCGCACCAGCGTGCGTCGCGTGCAGAACGACTCAACCGACATGGCCTCGTTCGAACGACTCTGGACCGATTCACGGGTGGCCTCGGGTCAGACCCGTGATTGGGCATCCCGCATGATCCGGGACGGCCGGTTGATTGCCGCGGTCGAGCACCCGGATGTGCGAGTCTTTCTGGCGCACAGTGGCGCCGACGCCACCGGATATGTGGTGGTCGTGCGTAGTCCGTTGTCGACCCTCAGCGCCGAACCGGCGGTGTGGATCGACCAGTTGTACGTCGATCCTGCGCACCGGCGCTCGGGCGTCGCCCGGAGTCTGCTTGCCGTCGTCCCGATCACGGCCGAAAGCATCGGCGCCGGAGTGATCACCGCGGCGGTGCCCGCGGGTCACCGCGACACCAACCGCTTCTTCGCGCGGCTGGGCTTCACCAACACCACCACCCTGCGCTCCACCACGGTCGCCGCGCTGCGCCGCCACCTGGAGCCGGAGCTCGCAGGCGAACGCGCCGGCGGTCAGGCGGTCGTCCGGCTGCGCCGCTCAATCCGCGGACGGGCCCGCACCCGCCAGCCCCGCGTCAGCTGA
- a CDS encoding PaaI family thioesterase, which translates to MNDPELVAMFNQMNAGTLVDRMGIEFLEASPQRVVARMPVEGNTQPYGLLHGGASVVLAETVGSVGSALAAGPERAAVGLDINATHHRGVRSGFVTATATAISIGRTLASYDVVITDDEGRRVCTSRITCMLRDNPTKAK; encoded by the coding sequence ATGAACGACCCCGAACTGGTCGCGATGTTCAATCAGATGAACGCCGGCACCCTCGTTGACCGCATGGGGATCGAGTTCTTGGAGGCATCGCCGCAACGGGTCGTGGCCCGCATGCCGGTCGAGGGCAACACCCAGCCGTACGGCCTGCTACACGGTGGCGCCAGCGTCGTGCTGGCCGAGACGGTCGGCTCGGTGGGCTCAGCGTTGGCCGCCGGCCCCGAGCGTGCTGCGGTGGGTCTCGACATCAACGCCACGCATCACCGCGGTGTGCGCAGCGGCTTCGTCACCGCGACGGCGACCGCCATCTCGATCGGCCGCACCCTCGCCTCGTACGACGTCGTCATCACCGACGACGAAGGTCGCAGGGTGTGCACCTCGAGGATCACCTGCATGCTTCGCGACAACCCCACGAAGGCGAAGTAG
- the polA gene encoding DNA polymerase I: MKRLLLLDGHSLAYRAFFALPAENFSTTTGQHTNAVYGFTSMLINVLRDEEPTHVGVAFDVSRQTFRTQEYAEYKAGRSATPDEFKGQVSLLHEVLDALRITYVEVEGYEADDVIATLTTQALADGFDEVLICSGDRDALQLVTDQVTVLYPVRGVSELARMTPAAVEEKYGVLPERYSDLAALVGESSDNLPGVPGVGPKTAAKWIGLYGDLTGVVAHADQIKGKAGESFRAHLDGVLRNRRLNELVRDLALPATPQELERKVWDRQEVHTVFDGLEFRVLRDRLFATLEAVTEEADEGVEVDGEVLAPGVVAEWIGQHLSGKTSAGVEVIGRWVRGSGEAEAVAVSADQQAAYIDLTTLDERGESALREWLADQARPKVLHDAKPQAQMLAASGLPIEGVISDTALAAYLVRPDQRSYDLADLVLRYLKRELRADAEVPAQGTLDFGGIDTAAQEAMVRAAAVAELGEALRAQLDNIGGTDLLAKVELPLTGVLARMERVGIAVDLEAMQQLESDYADGVRQAQLDAYDAIGGEQINLGSPKQLQVVLFDQLQMPKTKKTKTGYTTDADALTDLYTKTEHPFLEALLRHRDWSRLRVTVEGLMKSVADDARIHTTYLQTVAATGRLSSVDPNLQNIPIRTESGRRIREAFVVGEAYESLMSADYSQIEMRIMAHVSGDAGLIEAFRTGEDLHRFVGARVFGVEPEDVTLEMRSKVKAMSYGLAYGLSAFGLSKQLTISTAEAKDLMDEYFHRFGGVRDYLRSVVDDARLTGYTETMLGRRRYLPDLTSDNRQRREMAERMALNAPIQGSAADVMKMAMLGVQRALDDTSLKSRMLLQVHDELVLEIAPGERDHVEALVRDQMGSAVAMDVPLDVSVGVGRSWHEAAH; encoded by the coding sequence GTGAAGCGACTGCTGCTGTTGGACGGACATTCCCTGGCCTATCGCGCCTTCTTCGCGCTCCCGGCGGAGAACTTCTCGACCACCACTGGTCAACACACGAATGCGGTGTACGGGTTCACCTCGATGTTGATCAACGTGTTGCGCGACGAGGAGCCGACCCACGTCGGTGTCGCCTTCGACGTGTCCCGCCAGACCTTCCGCACGCAGGAGTACGCCGAGTACAAAGCCGGCCGCTCGGCCACGCCTGATGAGTTCAAGGGGCAGGTGTCGCTGCTGCACGAGGTACTCGACGCGCTGCGCATCACCTACGTCGAGGTCGAGGGTTACGAGGCCGACGATGTCATCGCCACCCTCACCACGCAGGCGCTGGCCGACGGTTTCGACGAGGTGCTCATCTGCTCCGGCGACCGCGACGCGCTTCAGTTGGTGACCGATCAGGTCACCGTGCTCTACCCGGTGCGCGGCGTCTCCGAACTCGCGCGCATGACGCCGGCCGCGGTGGAGGAGAAGTACGGCGTGCTGCCGGAGCGCTACAGCGACCTCGCAGCGCTGGTGGGGGAGTCGTCCGACAACCTGCCCGGCGTCCCCGGCGTCGGCCCGAAGACCGCGGCGAAGTGGATCGGGCTCTACGGCGACCTCACCGGAGTCGTCGCACACGCCGACCAGATCAAGGGCAAGGCGGGCGAGTCGTTCCGTGCTCACCTCGACGGCGTGCTGCGCAACCGTCGGCTCAACGAGTTGGTGCGCGACCTCGCCCTGCCGGCCACCCCGCAAGAACTCGAGCGCAAGGTGTGGGACCGCCAGGAGGTGCACACCGTCTTCGACGGCTTGGAGTTCCGCGTGCTGCGCGATCGGCTCTTCGCCACGCTCGAAGCGGTCACCGAGGAAGCCGACGAAGGCGTCGAGGTCGACGGCGAAGTGTTGGCGCCGGGCGTCGTCGCCGAGTGGATCGGGCAACACCTCAGCGGCAAGACATCAGCAGGTGTGGAGGTCATCGGCCGGTGGGTCCGCGGCAGCGGTGAAGCAGAGGCGGTCGCGGTCTCGGCTGACCAACAGGCCGCGTACATCGACCTCACCACCCTCGACGAGCGCGGCGAATCAGCGTTGCGTGAATGGTTGGCTGACCAAGCGCGTCCGAAGGTGTTGCACGATGCGAAACCGCAGGCACAGATGCTTGCGGCCAGCGGTCTGCCGATCGAAGGAGTCATCTCCGACACTGCGCTCGCTGCCTACCTGGTGCGGCCCGACCAGCGGTCCTACGACCTGGCCGACCTCGTGCTGCGCTACCTCAAGCGCGAACTGCGCGCTGACGCCGAAGTGCCCGCACAAGGCACCCTCGACTTCGGTGGCATCGACACCGCAGCGCAGGAGGCGATGGTGCGCGCCGCCGCGGTCGCCGAGCTCGGCGAAGCGCTGCGCGCCCAGCTCGACAACATCGGCGGCACCGACCTTCTCGCCAAGGTCGAACTCCCACTCACCGGCGTCCTGGCCAGGATGGAACGGGTCGGCATCGCTGTCGATCTCGAAGCCATGCAGCAGCTCGAGTCCGACTACGCCGACGGCGTGCGCCAAGCCCAGCTGGACGCCTACGACGCCATCGGTGGCGAGCAGATCAACCTCGGCTCGCCGAAGCAGTTGCAGGTGGTGCTCTTCGACCAGTTGCAGATGCCGAAGACCAAGAAGACCAAGACCGGCTACACCACCGACGCCGACGCGCTCACCGATCTCTACACCAAGACCGAGCACCCCTTCCTTGAGGCCCTGCTGCGGCACCGCGACTGGTCACGACTGCGCGTCACCGTCGAGGGCCTCATGAAGTCGGTGGCCGACGACGCCCGCATCCACACCACCTATCTGCAGACCGTCGCCGCCACCGGGCGTCTCTCCTCGGTCGACCCCAACCTGCAGAACATCCCGATCCGCACCGAATCCGGCCGTCGCATCCGCGAGGCGTTCGTCGTCGGCGAAGCCTACGAGTCGCTCATGTCCGCCGACTACAGCCAAATCGAGATGCGCATCATGGCCCACGTCTCCGGCGACGCAGGACTCATCGAAGCCTTCCGCACCGGCGAAGACCTCCACCGATTCGTTGGTGCGCGGGTTTTCGGAGTCGAGCCCGAAGATGTCACCCTCGAGATGAGGTCGAAGGTAAAAGCGATGTCCTACGGCCTCGCCTACGGACTGTCGGCGTTCGGCCTGTCGAAGCAGCTCACCATCAGCACGGCAGAGGCCAAAGACCTGATGGACGAGTACTTCCACCGCTTCGGGGGAGTGCGCGACTACTTGCGCTCCGTCGTCGACGACGCTCGCCTGACCGGTTACACCGAAACGATGCTCGGCCGGCGCCGCTACCTGCCCGACCTCACTTCCGACAACCGCCAACGTCGCGAGATGGCCGAACGCATGGCCCTCAACGCACCCATCCAGGGCTCGGCCGCCGACGTCATGAAGATGGCCATGCTCGGGGTGCAGCGCGCCCTCGACGACACCTCGTTGAAGTCGCGGATGCTGTTGCAGGTACACGACGAACTCGTGCTCGAGATCGCACCGGGGGAGCGTGACCACGTTGAGGCGTTGGTGCGCGACCAGATGGGCTCGGCGGTCGCGATGGACGTGCCGCTCGACGTCAGCGTCGGCGTGGGGCGGTCATGGCACGAGGCCGCGCACTGA